ATCGCGAAGTATTCCTGCAACAACCGGTACCCGTCAAAGGACCGCTGCGGGGTTGGTAACAACGCATCCGATGGGTCGTAGCCGCGCGGAACCACCCTGCCGTTCGGCAGCATGGTGATCCAGTCGCTGCGGCGATCCGTTGATCGACCGACAAGACCGGTGACCTGCGCGCACAAAAGCTCGTGCAATTCCCAGTTCTTGCCCTCCCGTCCGTTCAGAAACAGCGTAAGGTTGTCAAGCGACAGTTCTGAGATCGGCAACTGCCCATGCCGCGACAAGCGCAGACGGATGCCCGCCCGCGCGTCGGTGTCCCGCGACACGCCCGCAGCCACCAGCTCGCCGCGGCTATCGATGTATTCGGCTTCGGTGATCGTGATCGGCCACAGGGTCACGTCCTGCGCGGTTCGAAAGATGCAGGACGTGGTGTCGTCATCTCGCAATGTGCTGCGCAACTCGGAATGCCGCGGCACCAGATGACCATCCTCCAGCGCGGCATTTTCCATGTCCGGCTCAAGGGCCGCGACCATCATCGAAGGGATCGGCGCCAGGTAGTGGGGATAAACGATCTCCAGCAGGTGCGCGGTCAGGTTCGGATACTGCAGCTCCAGTTCCAGCTGGACACGAGCCGACAGGAAAGCGACCCCCTCCAGCAGTCGCTCTACGTAGGGGTCGACCACCTCGACCCCGTCCATGCCCAACCGCGCCGCGATCTTGGGATAGGCCTGCGCGAACTCGGCGCCCATGTCGCGCATGTACGCCAGTTCGCCTTCGTAGTGTTTCAGCAGACGCGTATCCATGCGACCCTCAGGCGATCCTTTCCAACTGCAACTCGCCAGTGGTCACATCCACCTCACTGCGCAGATACAGTTCCATCGGCATCGGCTGGGCCCACATATCGGCGTGAATGTCAAAAGTGACGATACTCTCGCGGTTGCCCTGCCCCACCCGGATCTGGACATCGACAGACCCCGGATGAATGCGCGGCTCAAACACCTGGATGGCGCGGACAATTGACTTACGGATCAATTCGGCCCGCTCCGCGGTCGAGTAATCTCCCGCCACCTCGCGGATACCAAAATTCAGCACTGATGTGCTTGCATTGGGATAACGGGCGGAATCAATCATGTTGGCATTGTCGGCCGTATTCAGCAGCCAGACCAGATCGCGCTGAATAATATCGCGCAATTGCCGGATATCGATCACCCGATCTTCGCGGCGCTCGGATGGCTCGGACGGCTCATGGTCCGTAAGACGATCCAGAAGGGACGGTTGCAGCCGCTCCGCAAGCGTTCGATCAGACATCCGCTCCTCCGGTATCCATCTCGAGCAGGCGCAAGTCCATGATGGCCGTGTCGCCCAGATCGGTGGTCAGCAGGCGTTGGCCCGACCCAGCAAAGGTGTCCGACCCAAGATCAATCCAATTGGTTGCGCGGGCCAGTTTTTCGGCGGTGTCACCACCGGCCACTGTCCCGGCATAGCGTGTCGGGATCAGCGCCACCATGTCGCCACCATTGACCAGCGTCAGGGTGCAGGGTGTCCAAACCGTATCACGCAGATCTGTAGGTTCC
The DNA window shown above is from uncultured Tateyamaria sp. and carries:
- the tssE gene encoding type VI secretion system baseplate subunit TssE produces the protein MSDRTLAERLQPSLLDRLTDHEPSEPSERREDRVIDIRQLRDIIQRDLVWLLNTADNANMIDSARYPNASTSVLNFGIREVAGDYSTAERAELIRKSIVRAIQVFEPRIHPGSVDVQIRVGQGNRESIVTFDIHADMWAQPMPMELYLRSEVDVTTGELQLERIA